Below is a genomic region from Methanofollis sp. UBA420.
GAAGAGGAGAGGTATGTGCCGGGGGGGACGCCCCCAACCTTCACCTTTCCCGCGGCAAGGAGTGCGGCCTTCAGCCTCAGCCTGTCCATAAGGACGTCGCCTCCCCGTAGTCCGTATAGAAGGGGATCGCCGCCACCGCACCGATGAGGCCGTGGCCGTCCATCACGACCCTGACCTCGCCGAGCACGGCTTCGAGGTCGGCCCATGCGACCTTACCCCTCTTCACCGTCTCGCCGTAGTGCCTGAGCAACGACGGGTCGAAACCGACGTATGCCGCCATCCCTGTCTCGTCGGAGAGCGTGTGGCGGCGGAGCAGGGCGGCAAACCGCTCGATAAGTCCGTCGGGGTCGGACGACGCGAACTCCACCGCACAGGCGACGCAGTTCTTCGTCCTCTCCGGGACCGGGTAGAGCTGGACGATGGTGTGGGAGAGGTACACCGAGGACGCGTCGGCGACCGCCTTCGCAATGTTGTGGACGAGGGTCCAGGTCGCCCCCTCCTCGGGAGTGTCGGTGTCGTCGACCCCGATGACTACCCGCTCGCGCCGCGGCAGCCAGATCGTCGACCCGGCCAGTTTGCCGCCGCCGGACTCGTCGCATGACGCCCGGATCACCCCGCCGCCGCGGGCGCGGCAGGCCGAGGCCCCGACGCCGCCGCCGCCCATGCCAAGATAGGTGACCGCGATCTCGTCGCCCTCCACCGCGGCACCCGCGATCCCCGCGGGGAAGCGGGAGCCCTCAAGAGACAGGTGGACACATCCGGCCCTGAGGACGTACCGTGTCGTCGCCCCCACTGTCCGGGCGGAGACGACGATGGGACTCTGTGCATAGTGGCGGCGGACCCAGTGGGCCCCGCCCAGGCAGTCGAAGAACTCCACCAGTTCTATCCGGCTGCCTTCACCATCGGCGACCGCCGCGATCAGGGGGTACGCCACCACATAGGGGTCTGTAAGCCCCTCAGACACGGCCGCCCGGTTGTTCTCCATAGAGACCTGCTGCCTCCACGCCGCGGTTGCCCCAGAGCACCGCACCGAATGCACCGATCCGTCCCTTGCTCGCCGCGGAGTCGATGAAAGTGACGCCGAGACGGGCGGCCTCGGCCTCCACCTCCTCCCGGGAAATGAGGTCGATCTTGATCTTCTTCTCGTAGTCAGACTCGGGGAGACAGAGGCCGCGATAGTAAGCGATCCCGGTGTCGCCGGAGACCGCGTGCCCCTCGATGTACTCCTTCACGAAGGCGAGGAGGGGCTCGACCGATCCCGGCCTCACGGCGAAGTTCAGCACCGAACCGACGCAGTTCGTCGTCTTTTCAGGGGCCTTCGGGTTGAGCTGCACGAGGCGCATATTAAGGTACTCAGCTCCCGGAACCCTGCACGCCTCGGCACACTTGAGGGCGAGCACCCAGGTGGCCCCCTCCTGCTTCGTGTCGGTGTCGTCGATCCCGATGGTCAGTTTCTCGTACTTCGGGGTGACGATCCGCACCCGGCAGACCCGCGACCCCCCGATGTGGAGGTCCTCGTCTGTCGGGTACTCGGCCCGGATCACGCCGGGCGCCTGCGGGAGGCAGGCGGCGACGCCGACACCGGCACCGGCGATCCCTGCCCAGGAGGTGACAACCTCGTCGCCCTGCACCTCGACACCCTCCAGGGCCTGGCCGCCGATTTCCTGGCCGGCCGCACCGAAGTTCGCCTCGTACTTCCCGAGGCGGGCAAGCATCGTCATCGAGGACCCCTGCACCTCCGCGGAGGAGAGAGCGCCGCAGGCACGCCGCCTGTTCATCATGTCCCACTCGATGGTGCCGCGGTGGCGGCAGGTCTCCAGGATCTCGGCCATGCCGGCCTGCTCGTCCACCATGACAATGAACTTCTCTGCAAAGAGCGGTCCGAAGCGCCCTTTCACTTCTGCGGGAGTCAGCGTGATCATGATATACACCGAAAATTTCGTTGACGAAATATTCGGCGTCATCGGAGATAAATGGATCGCCCTTCCGGGGGCAAGAATAAGCAGGAGAAGAGGGGAGTGATCCGATCGTGTGATTCGAGAAGGAGATACTCACGCCATCCTGCAGGAGGCCCAGCCGGACATCCCCTTCCCCGAGCAGGTTAAGGAGAGGAGACGGTCGCCCCTCACCGTATAGATGAAAGGACAGGGGGGGTCGGGAGGGCCGACCCGGCGATGATACAGTCGGTTTAAAAAAAGGGCTATCGACCCCGCAGGACATGGCCCGGGTCAAAGAAGCCCAAATGTGCGTCTAATCAGGGAATTACACCGTCCTTTGCGGGTCAGATCGGGGAGATCAGGCAATCCCGGCATACAGGGGTCTGTGCACAAAACAGGATGAAATCCAGCAAGACTCAACGCCCCCAGGTCGCCGATATGATTGCAGGTAATGTCCACCCCTCCCGGCCCCCCATCGTACCAGGAAAGGGGAGGGAGCGAGGCCGAAAATTGTCCCGAACCGGGCCATGACGATACCCCGGTATGAAGATGTCAACATGGCCGATTTTTCAGGTGCCTGATGCCCTCAAGGGGGGAGCAAAACCCCGAAAACTTCGTGTTTCGGCTCTTTAGAAACCCTCCTGCACCCGTCGATGAGTCGCTGATCCGCTGAGGGGACATGTGGATCCACCGCCTTCTCCCACAATTGAAACCGGGAGACTACAGCGAAGACCTAACGGTCTTCTTGAACTCACTTCGTTCGGTCCTCGAAAACCTACGGTTTTTGCTGCCGGGGGAAACGAGCGTCAGCGAGTTCGAGAAAACCTTTGGTTTTCGGTGGTAGTCCCCCGCTACAGGCACTTCGGAAAAATTTTACACAGTCCGTGTTTCTCGCACCCTCTGGCGCCCTCACCCGATCGTCAGACAGGATCACAGACATCACATGCCGCAGAAAAGCCGTCAGGTACCGGTTGAAAAGCGACCAGACACCAGACAGGCACACCGTGCGCGGTGCTGTCCGCTCCCGATACCAGAAAGAGGAACAGATCACCCGATACAGGCCACGCGAACCGGCCCCACCTATCCCGGCGACAAAATCACCCCATCACGGGAAGATATCGCCCAGCGCAGGGGAGGAAACGAAAAAAAATTAGATAAGGTCCTTCAGCTCGATCTTGAAGGGACCGAGGTTGCCGCCGAAGTTGCCGGCGCTGATGAAGACGACGCCCGGCACCTTGGTCGCCGCCTTGATGCCCTCGGCCATCGCTTCCTTCACGCAGTCCTCGTCAAGGCCGTCGATGACGATCTCGTAGATCGCCTTGACACCCTCGGGCACCATGGAGTCCTCGACCTTCTCCCTGAGAGTCGGGCAGTACTTCTCATTGGTGCTTGCCGCCATGAACTTGTACTTCTTCGAGCCGACCTTCGAGCCCGAGGCAACGATGCCGCCAGGGAAGGAGGTGATGACACCGAAGACACCGGCGATCGCGTCGACCGCCGCCTGGGCGCCC
It encodes:
- the mmp11 gene encoding methanogenesis marker protein 11, which gives rise to MENNRAAVSEGLTDPYVVAYPLIAAVADGEGSRIELVEFFDCLGGAHWVRRHYAQSPIVVSARTVGATTRYVLRAGCVHLSLEGSRFPAGIAGAAVEGDEIAVTYLGMGGGGVGASACRARGGGVIRASCDESGGGKLAGSTIWLPRRERVVIGVDDTDTPEEGATWTLVHNIAKAVADASSVYLSHTIVQLYPVPERTKNCVACAVEFASSDPDGLIERFAALLRRHTLSDETGMAAYVGFDPSLLRHYGETVKRGKVAWADLEAVLGEVRVVMDGHGLIGAVAAIPFYTDYGEATSLWTG
- a CDS encoding tRNA(Ile2) 2-agmatinylcytidine synthetase; its protein translation is MITLTPAEVKGRFGPLFAEKFIVMVDEQAGMAEILETCRHRGTIEWDMMNRRRACGALSSAEVQGSSMTMLARLGKYEANFGAAGQEIGGQALEGVEVQGDEVVTSWAGIAGAGVGVAACLPQAPGVIRAEYPTDEDLHIGGSRVCRVRIVTPKYEKLTIGIDDTDTKQEGATWVLALKCAEACRVPGAEYLNMRLVQLNPKAPEKTTNCVGSVLNFAVRPGSVEPLLAFVKEYIEGHAVSGDTGIAYYRGLCLPESDYEKKIKIDLISREEVEAEAARLGVTFIDSAASKGRIGAFGAVLWGNRGVEAAGLYGEQPGGRV